Part of the Sandaracinaceae bacterium genome, GCGGGAGACCTTGGCGCAGAGCAGTGTGGCGCCGACCTGTGGCGCGTCTGCGAAGAGCTCGTCCACCCAGGGATCGGCGTCCCGCATGAGAGCGTCCTTCGGCGCCAGCAGCTCGTCGGCCACCTGCTCCGGCACGGCGAGGCCCGCATGCGGCACCTCCACCACGACCGGGCCGGGGTCACCCTGGGGCCGCACCAGCTCGAAGAAGGACATCCGGCGAGGTGTATCGCGGAACGGTCGTCACGGAAAGCGGGCGCACCCTGACGCATGGTGGACCGCACTGACCCTCACACGCCCCCGGTGCCTGCGCGCCCCCTGCCGCCGGCTGCAGCGCCTGCGCTGGACACCGGCCGCCCCCGGGTAGGGAATAGACCGGCACGTGGGGCGTACAACGGTTCGTTCCGGCTCGGCGGGTGAGGTGCACTGTAGTCAGGCGCCGCGCACTCCGGTATGGTGTCCCCACGCGCACTCACATCCATGTGCGGAAGAGGAGTCTCGAATGGTCTTCGGAAGGGTTATGAACTTCGTCAAGGACGGCATCCAGGAGATGCTGATCCAGCGTCCGGACGACAAGAAGAACCTGATCGTCTACAAGCACCCCGAGAACACGATCCCGACGGGGGCGCAGCTCACGGTGGACGCCGACGAAGCGGCCGTGTTCTTCCGCGACGGTGGGCTCGTGGGCGCGCTGCGGACGGCGGGCGTGGGCCAGCGCCACACCCTGACCTCGCAGAACATCCCCATCCTCGGCCGCCTGGTCGACAGCGTCACGGGCGGGAACATCTTCGTGACGGACCTCTACTTCGTCACCATGCGTCCCATCTACGGGCAGCGCTTCGGCGGCGCGCTCGGCTACATCGAGGATCCGATGCTGGGCGAGATGGTGTCGCCGCGCATCTTCGGCGAGTACGCGTTCCGCATCTTCGACCCCGAGCGCTTCATCGTGAACTACGTGGGCCTGCAGCAGACCGGCACCAACGAAGAGGTCGCGCGCTGGCTCACGGGCAAGTTCATGAACTCGGTCACCACCGTGCTCGGCGAGGTGATGGAGGCGGAGCAGAAGAGCATCCTGCAGCTCATGCGTCTCCAGCAGCAGCTGGCGCAGACCTTCCTGCAGCGCTGCCCGGACCTCAACGACATCGGTGTGCAGATCACCGACGTGGGCGAGTTCCGGGTCAACCTCGATGAAGAGGAGGAGGCGCAGCTCAAGGCCGCGCAGGCGGAGATCGGCTCGGCCAAGCGCGCGGCGCGGGCAGCGCAGATCGGCATCAGCACGGCCCAGGCGCAGGCCGCGCAGAAGCAGTTCGAGCTGGACCAGCAGTTCCAGCAGGACGCGCGCTACGTTCAGGGCCTGGCGGGCGGCAACTTCGGCGCCTACGCGGCCGGCAAGGCCATGATGGGCGCAGGCGAGGGCATGGCCAAGGGCGGCGGCGAAGGCGGCGGCGGTGGCGGCATGATGGCCGGCGCTGGCCTCGGCGCGGGCTTCGGCATGGCGAACATGATGATGGGCTCCATGCAGCCCGGTCAGCAGATGCCCCAGCAGCAGCCTCCCCCGGCTGCGGCGGCGGCCCCGGCAGCGGCTGGCGGGACGGTGCAGTGCCCGGGCTGCTCCGCGAACGTTCCTCCTGGCAAGTTCTGCGCCGAGTGCGGCACCAACCTGAGCCCCGCGCCGCGCTTCTGTCCGTCGTGCGGCACACAGGGCGCGGCCGGCGCGAAGTTCTGCGCGAACTGCGGCACGGGCTTCCCCGCTTGACGCGGGGTCACTCCCGCACAGCCCCGCACGGCGAAGTGGCGCTCGATACGACGCGCCGCTTCGCCGTTGCGCGTTTGCGCGCAGCGTGGTTGCGCGCGGGTCGACCACGGATGGTAAGCTGACGCGATGCGAATGTGTCCCGCATGCGCCTCGCGCTTCTCGCAGGAGGTGAGGTTCTGCCCGACGGACGGGCAGCCGACCCAGCCGCTGCCCGAGGAGCCGACGACCGCCACGGACCCGCTCTTGGGCACCGTGGTCGACGGGCGCTACCGCGTGGACCGCGTCCTCGGTGAGGGCGGCATGGGCGTGGTCTACGCCGCCATGCACGTGACGCTGGGCAAGCGCGTGGCGCTGAAGGTGCTGCGCGGCGAGATGGCACGCGACGACGAGGTCGTGCAGCGCTTCGTGCAGGAGGCGCAGGCGTCGTCATCCATCGGGCACGCGAACATCATCGACATCACCGACTTCGGTCGCCTGCCCGACGGAACGTCCTACTTCGTCATGGAGTACCTCGAGGGGCAGTCCCTGACGCAGCTCATCGAACAGGGCGGGTCGATGAACGGCGACGAGGCCCTAGGGATCATCGAGCAAGTGGCCTCGGCGTTGAGCGCCGCTCACGGCCGCGGCATCGTCCACCGCGACCTCAAGCCGGACAACATCTTCCTCATCCGACGCGGGCAGCAGAACCACTTCGTCAAAGTGCTCGACTTCGGCATCGCGAAGGTCGGGGGGGCGAACAGCAAGCTCACCAAGACCGGCATGGTGTTCGGCACGCCACACTACATGTCGCCCGAGCAGGCCGCCGGTCAGACCATCGACGCGCGCACCGACATCTACGCGCTCGGCATCATCATGTACGAGATGTTCACGGGGACGCTGCCGTTCGACGGCGACACGTTCATGGGCATCCTCAGCAAGCACATGTTCGAGGCCCCCGTGCCGCCGCGTGAGAGGGTCGCAGCCGCGCAGCTGCCAGCCGAGCCCATCATCCTGCGGTGCTTGGCCAAGCGTCCCGAGGAACGCTACCCCAGCATGGACGCGCTGATCGGGGACCTGCGCGCGGTGGACTCCATCGCCCCCGTCTCCATCGGCCGCTCCGCCAGCCAAGCGCCCCCCCCCCGAAACGTGGCGGGCAAGCTGGCGACGCCCTCGTTGCGCCGACCGACCTCCGGCTCCCACGGCGGCGGTCGCGGAAAGTGGGTAGTGCTCGGAGTCGTCATGGTGCTCTTGCTGCTGGGGGGCATCGGCGGCGCGGCCATGGCGTTGATGCAACCGCGAGGGGCGGACCCACAGACCGCAAACGCCGACGTGCCGCGCGTCGTGAGCGAAGTGACGCCCCTCCCCGCACAAGGTGGTGCGAGCGGTTCGCCCGCAGCGCAACCAGCCGCCCCGGAGCTCCCCGCCGCCGGCACCGTCCCAGGACCCCCGTCGGACGAGGTGGTCATCGAAGCCCCACGCGCTCTGATCCGAATCACGACCGACCCACCAGGCGCCATGGTCGAGCACGATGGCGCCCTCATCGGCAACACCCCGCTCGAGCTCCCGCGGCCGACCGACGATGCATCGACGGCGCTCAACGTCACGCTGGACGGGTACGAGCCCGCGCGTGTGGCGATCTCGGCGCACTCGCCAGAGTCCATCGAGGTGCGCTTGCAGGAAGAGTCGCGCTCGCGTCGCGGCCACTCGCGCCCCGATGGCACCCGGGTCGCCTCGGACACCCCGCCCTCCGTTCCTCCGCCGGCAGCGAACACGCCGCAACCGCCACCTACCATGGCGCAGCCTCGCGTGACTGACGTGGTGGACCCGTGGGCACACTGAGCCGCGGCTCACGCTCTCGTCATCTCACCCCTACTCGGATGCTCCTGATGGTCCACCCTCCCGTCTCGTTGGTCGCGCGCGCTGCTTTGATCATGTGGCTCCTGTCCGCAGTGGCAGGCTGCGGAGGAGGCGGAGGGAGCAGCGGGCCCACCACGGGCCGCGCCGCCCGCTACGTCGTGGTGGAGGGGCCCGGGGCCACCGAGTACGGCACCACGGCGGAGGAACAGCCGCCGCTGGACGACGACGCGGGCCAGCTCGCACAGACGACCATCGAGGTGGGTGCCGCGCAGGGCGCACCGCTCACGTTGGACGGGCGCCTCTCCGAGCTCGCGGCGCGCGTGGGACGTGAGGTCGTGGAGCAAGGTGCGGCGCCAAGCGCCGAGGTCGTCCAGTTCTTCGCGCGTCACCTGGGCATCGCCGAGCCGGTGCCCTCGGTGTCCCACGCCGCCTACGCGGACCTGGAGGGGGCGCGGCTGGGGCTCCAGGAGCAGCTGCCTGCGCTGCTCATCCCGGGCCGCTTCACGCACCTGGGGGTCGCCACCGTCCCACACGGCGACGAGCGCATCGCCGTGGTGGTCCTCACGCGCCGCGGAGTGGATCTGACGCCCGTCCAACGCGTGCGCAGCGCCGGGCCGCTCGTCTTGTCGGGGAACCTGCTGGGCGACCTCCGCAACCCCGAGGTCGTAGTGGTGCACCCCGACGGGCACACGCAGCGCTCGCCTGCGGGGTCCGGGCCGCGCTTCCAGGTGCGGCTGCTGCTCGCGGAGTCCGGCACCTATGCGGTGGAGCTGCTCGCGCGCGGGAGCGCAGGCATCACGGTGGTGGCAAACTTCCAGCTGTACGTGGACGAACCGGCGCCGACCCGCCTCGCGGTGTCAGCGGCGGACACGCCAGGGGTCTCCACGGCCGACGACGTACGAGAGGCGCTCATCGCGCGCATCGCCGAGGAGCGCCGACGCGCGGGCGCCCCCGAGCTCACGCTGCACCCAGGTCTGAGCGAGGTAGCCGAAGCGCACTGCCGTGACATGGTGGCCGCGGACTTCGTGGGGCACGACTCGCCCACCACGGGCACCCCAGCGATGCGCCTCACGGCTGCGGGCTTCGCCAGCGGGCTGATGCTGGAGAACGTGGCGCGTGGGTACAGCGCCGACGAGCTGCACCGTGGCTTGATGGACAGCCCGGGGCACCGCGCGAACATCCTCGAGCCGCGTGTGACCCACCTGGGCATCGCCGTGGTGGCCGTCCCCGATGGCGACCGGACCGCGTTCCTGGCGACCCAGGTCTTCACGCAGATGACCGCTCGGATCGACACGGCAGCGGCGCCGGCCGCGCTGCTCGCCGCCATCAACGAGGGGCGCAGAGCGCGCCGCACGGGGCCCGTGGCCTCCGACGAGCTGCTCGCGCAAGCGGCGCAAGAAGCGGCCGAGGCGTACTTCGCGGACCCCAGCCTCAGTGAGCAAGACGTGACGGACCGCGCTAGCGCGGCCCTCCGCCGCTACGCCATCGCGTACCGTCGCGTCGGAGCCTTGATGACGGTGGTCACGCGCATCGAGGACGCCGGGCGCCTGGAGCCCACCTTCGACCCCGACGTGACGACGCTGGGCATCGGCGTGGCGCAAGGAGACCGACCTGGGCAGGCGCCCAACTCCATCGCGGTGGTGATGGTGCTCGGGTGGCCCCGCTGATGCGTGTGGTCACGGCCCTGACCGGGGTGTACCAGGCAGACGGGTCGCTGCGTGGCGAGCTGACGTACGCCCTGGGCAAGCTCATGGGCACGGCGCACTGCGCGCTGTGCGACATCACGCACGCCGGGGTGCGCGAGAAGCGGGGGTTCGCCGCCTGCCGGGAGGCGCTGCCCGTGCCGCTGCGCAACGTACACCTGGACGAGCGCGTCCCCGAGCTCCTGCAGTTCACGGAGGGCCGGACGCCTTGTGTCGTCGCCCATACGAGCCAGGGCCTGGTGCTGCTGTTGGACGCGGGGGCCCTCGACGGATGCCGGGGCAGCGTCACGCGGTTCCGCGAGGAGCTGGAGCGCGCCATGGACGAGCTGGGCCTCTCGTTCGCGTAGACGCGTTGGTCGCGAGCCGACGGCCACGCACGCAAGGGCTGCGCGCGGCCCACCGACGGCGCAGGACCTGCGCCTGATACGGCCCGAGGTCACCCAGAACGCGCAAATGCTGCGCTGACGGGGCCTTCGAGGGTGTTGGTCCGGCGGTTGCAAAGGGCCCGCTCGTGCCCCCCTACCCCCCGAGGACGCGCTGAGCATGGGCCCTATGCTCGCGTCGATCACCGCAGGCCTCGTCGCCGGCGTCAGCAGCGTGCCGCACTGCATGGGCATGTGCGGGCCGCTGGTGGCCGGGGTGTGCTCGGGGCCGCGTGACGGCGCTGCCTATCAGGTGGGTCGCACGGTGTCGTACAGCGTGCTGGGTGCGGTCGCGGGCGGCGTGCTGCAGCTGGGCACGCTGCCGCTCTCGCGCACGATGGCCTCCACGCTGACGAGCGTAGTGTTGGCCGCAGGGCTCCTGTGGGCGGCCTTCTCCCTCGTTCGCAGCGGCGCTCGAGCGCGGACGACGTCCAAGACACACGAGGGCGCGCAGCGCCCCCGTGACGTGGAGCTGGTCCCGCTGCGGGCGTCACGGAGCGCTCCGGCTCGGACCGCGTCCGCCACCGGACGCTGGGCAAAGGCCGTTCGCCCATGGCTGGGCTCGCCCCTGCTCGTTGGAGCGCTCAGCGCGCTGTTGCCCTGCGGGGCGCTCCTGACGCTGGCCTTGCTGGCGGCTGGCGCCGGCTCCGCGTGGGGTGGCGCCTTGACGGGCGCGGCCTTCGCCACGGCGACGGGCGCTGGGCTGGCCACGAGCGTGTGGGCGAGCGCGCTGCTCCGCCAATCCCGCGCCGGCGCACGGGTCGTCGCCGCCGTCTTGGTGCTCGGAGCAGCCATCGTGAGCGTGCGGGCGTTTCCGCAGCTGCTGGGTGGCGCGAACGAGGGAGCCGCCTGCCACTCCGACACGGGCGCGGTCCGTGCGGCCCCCGTCGCGAGGCGCCCATGATCGGCATGGTGGCACCCGTCTCCTGCGCACACTGCGGCCTCCCCGTGGAGGAAGAGGGCGCGCGCTTCTGCTGTCAGGGCTGCGAGGCCGTCTACGACCTGCTGAAGGCCGAGGGGCTCACGCGCTACTACGACCTGCGCCGTGGACCGGGACAGGCGCGTCGGGAGCAGGAGGCGTTCGCGGCGGGCGTCTGGCTCGAGCAGCTCGAGGGCGCGCTGGAGGCTGCGGAGCGCGAGGGACCCTCGGGGACGCTGCGCGCGACCATCGACGTCGATGGCGTGCACTGCGGCGCGTGCGTGTGGCTGATTGAGAAGACCTTCACGCGCCAGGCGCAGAACGCCGGGACCCCCTCACGCATCGAGCTCAACCCCGCGCTCGGCAGGGCCTCGCTGCAGCTCTCGCCGGGCTTCCCGCTGCGCGCCTGGCTGACAGAGCTCGCGCGCTTCGGCTACCGCGCTGGCCCGGCCGCGGACGACCGCGAGCGCTCGGAGAGCCATGGCCTCCTCGTTCGCGCGGCGCTGTGCTTCGCGCTGGCCGGCAACATCATGCTGTTCGCCCTGGCGGAGTACGCGGGCCTCGAGGAGGGCGTGCTCGCGCGGCAGGTGCACGTGGTCACCTTCGTCGGGGCCTCGCTCAGCGTGCTGATCGGCGGGAGCGTCTTCTTCCGCACGGCGTGGGCCTCGCTGCGCTCGCGCGTGCTGCACTTCGACGTCCCCATCGCGCTGGGCATCGGCCTCGCGTACGCCGGCGCCACGGTGCGCTTCGCGGCCGGCGACGGCCAAACGCCCTACCTCGACACCGTGGCCGTCTTCATCGCGTTCATGGTGCTGGGACGCTACCTGCAGGAGCGCACGCTCGAGCGCTCGCGTCGCCGCCTGCTGGGAGACGACGCACAGCGCTCCCTGCTGACGCGACGTCTGCGGGAAGACACGCGCCTGGAGGAGCTCGTCGCGTGTCGCGAGGTGCAGGCTGGCGACACGCTGGTGCTGCGGCGTGGCGACTTGGTGCCCGTCGACGCTCGCGCGCTCGCACCGGCGCGCTGCTCGCTCGACTGGATCGACGGAGAGAGCGAGCCGCGCACCTTCTCGGAGGGGAGCGTCGTCCCGGGGGGCGCGTTCTACCTGGGGTCGCACGCCGTGCGCGCCGTCGCGACCCAGGGCTTCGCCGACTCGACCGTGCAGCGCTTGCTGCGGCGCGAGCAGGAGGGCGGACCGCGCATCGACGCGTTCTGGACCCGCGTGGCGCGCTACTACGTCGTCGGGGTGCTCGTGGCGGCTGCGCTCGGGCTCGGCCTGACGCTGGCGCGTGGTGAGTCGTGGGCAGAGGCCATCTCCGTCTGCACCGCCGTGCTCGTGGTCACGTGCCCTTGCGCGTTCGGCATCGCCGTCCCCTTGGCGCACGAGCTGGCGCACGCGGAGCTCCGCCGGTCGGGGGTGTTTCTGCGCAAGAGCGGCGTCTTGGACCGCTTGCTGCGGGTGCGCCGGGTGGTGTTCGACAAGACCGGCACGCTCACCACCGGGGCACTCGCCGTGCATGACGAGGGGCGTGGTCGTGACCACGCGCTGACGGCCGGGCTCGATCGGCAGGCAGTGAGCGCCCTGCAGGCTCTGGTCGGCGCGCAGGACCACCCCAAGAGCGTCGCGCTACGGCGTGCGCTCCGGGGCGCGCCATATGACGCGGCGCTGGCCGAGCGCGTGCTGGAGGTGCCCGGAAGCGGCGTCGAGGTCACCCATCACCAGCACGTCTACCGTCTGGGAGCCCCCCGTTGGGCGACCGACGACGACGCGCCCGACAGCGTGGACCTGGTCTTCGCTCGGGATGGGCGACCGCTCCTGATGCTGTCGACGGACGAGGTCGTGAGGCCGCGCTCGCGCGAGCTGCTCGCCGAGCTGCGCGCCCGCGACATCACCCCGTACATCCTCAGCGGTGACCGGCAGGCACGCGTGGACACCGTGGCGAGCGCCCTCGGGCTCGACGACCCCACGACGCCGCCCGGGCTGGCGGTCGGCGACGCGTCCCCCGACGACAAGGCCGAGTTCGTCCGCGCGCTCGGCGGTGAGGGGACGCTGATGGTCGGTGACGGCCTCAACGACGCGCTCGCATTGGACCTCGCCGAGGTGTCCGCCACCCCCGCAAGCGACCGGCCGTTCGTGGCGAGCCGCTGCGACTTCTATCTGACCAGCGCCGGCCTGGGCGGGATCGTCCGCGCCCTCGACGTCGCACAGCACCTGCGGCGCGTCGTGCGCGTCGACCTCGCCATCGCGGTGACCTACAACGTCGGCGCGGTCGCGCTCGCGGCCAGCGGCGCGATGCGCCCGTGGCTCGCCGCGCTGCTGATGCCCGCGAGCTCGCTCTTCACGGTGGCGTTCACGATCCACGCGATGAGCCGCGCACGCCACGCGCGCGCCCACGCCGTGACCGAGAGGAGGCCCGCATGGAGGTGATGACCCTGCTGCTCTTCATCGGCGTCGTGTTCGTCCTGGGCGCAGCCCTCGCGTTCATCGCCAACGCCAACAACGGAACGTTCGATCACACCGAGCGCCTCGCGCTCTTGCCGCTCGATGACCCCCATGACGCGCCACGCGACGCCGTGACGCCCGAACAGGAACTGGATCATGCAAACCCAACGAATTGAGTATGACGACCGCATCGTGCGCGCCTTCTTGTGGGCGTCCGTGATCTTCGGGATCATCGGGATGCTCGTCGGCGTCGTCGTCGCGCTGCAGCTCGCCTGGTGGCCGGCCAACGTCGCGCCTTGGCTGAGCTTCGGGCGGCTGCGCCCCCTCCACACCAACGCCGTGATCTTCGCGTTCGTCGGAAACATGCTGTTTGCGGGCGTGTACTACTCCACGCAGCGCCTGGCCAAGGCGCGCATGGCGTCCGACCGCCTGTCGTGGGTCCACTTCTTCGGCTGGCAGGCCATCATCCTCTCCGCGGTGGCCACCCTGCCCTTCGGCATCACGCAGGCGAAGGAATACGCCGAGCTGGAGTGGCCGATCGACATCGCCATCGCCGTCGTGTGGCTGGTGTTCGCGACGAACTTCTTCTGGACGCTCGCCCGGCGCCGCGAGAAGCACCTCTACGTCGCCATCTGGTTCTACATCGCGACCATCGTCACGGTGACCATCCTGCACGTGGTCAACAGCCTGGCCATCCCGGTGTCAGGGCTGAAGAGCTACTCGGTGTTCGCCGGCGTCCAGGACGCGCTGGTGCAGTGGTGGTACGGGCACAACGCCGTCGCCTTCTTCCTGACCACGCCGATCCTCGGCATCATGTACTACTTCCTGCCGAAGGCGGCGGACCGCCCCGTCTTCAGCTACCGGCTCTCGATCATCCACTTCTGGGGCCTGGTCTTCATCTACATCTGGGCCGGCCCGCACCACCTGCTCTACACGGCGCTCCCCGACTGGGCGCAGACCCTCGGGATGATCTTCAGCCTCATGCTGTGGGCGCCCTCCTGGGGCGGCATGCTCAACGGCCTGATGACGCTGCGTGGCGCGTGGGACAAGCTGCGCGCCGACCCCGTCCTCAAGTTCTTCGCGGCCGGCCTCACCTTCTACGGCATGGCCACGTTCGAGGGCCCGCTGCTCTCCATCAAGAGCGTGAGCGCGCTGGCGCACTACACGGACTGGATCATCGGGCACGTGCACGCCGGCGCCCTCGGGTGGAACGGCTTCATGGCCGCGGGGATGTTCTACTGGCTGGTGCCCCGCCTGTACGGCACGCAGCTCAAGTCGGTGTCGGCCGCCAACTTCCACTTCTGGATCGGCACGTTCGGCATCCTGCTCTACGTCACGTCCATGTGGACTGCGGGGATCACGCAGGGCCTCATGTGGCGCGAGATGGCGGAGGGCGGGGGGTTGGCCTACCGCAACTTCGTCCAGACGCTGGTCGCCCTCCGTCCGATGTACTGGATGCGCCTGATCGGCGGCTCGCTGTACCTGGTCGGCTTCATCGTGATGGCGTGGAACCTCTGGGCCACCGCGCGCAGCGGCAAGGCCGTGAACGGTGAGGCCGAGGTCACGGTCGACGACGCCACGCCCGCAGCTGCCGAGCCCTCCCCCAAGCAGCTCGTGCTCTCTCCGCCCGTCATCGTCAGCGCCATCGTCATCGGGCTGGTCATCGCCGCGGGCTACCTCGAGGTCGTGGCGTCGCTCACCTTCGTCGTGTTGGCGTTCGCCGTCGGCTTCTTCACCATGCTGCTGCTCAGCCTCGCCAAGCAGCCGGGCAAGCCCACGTGGCACTCGCTCATCGAAGGGCGCTCGGGGGTGTTCACCGCGCTCACCATGTTGGCGGCGCTCGTCGGCGGCGTCGCGGAGATCGTGCCGAGCGTCGTCGCGGCACCCGAGGCCCTCGCGACCACCAACAACGTGCCCTACAGCCCGCTCGAGGTGGAGGGACGCGACGTCTACATCCGCGAGGGCTGCTACACGTGCCACTCGCAGATGATCCGCCCCTTCACGTGGGAGACGGCCCGCTACGGCGCGGTCTCCACGCCGGACGACTCCATCTTCGACCACCCGTTCCAGTGGGGCTCGCGTCGCATCGGGCCCGACCTGGCGCGTATCGGCGGCAAGTACTCTCACACCTGGCACTACCGCCACATGATGGACCCGCGCGAGATCTCGGCCGACTCCAACATGCCCCCCTTCGCGCACCTCGCGGGGGAGGCGTTGGACTTCGAAGGCACGGCCGCGAAGATGCGCGCGCTGCGCACGGTGGGCGTGCCCTACGGCGCCGAGCAGATCCAGCGCAGCCAGGCCGCAGCCCACGCGCAAGCACAGGAGATCGCCGACTTCTTGGCCACGGACGCAGGCGTCCGCGTGTGCCCGACCGACGAGCTCGACCCCGAGACCTGCGACCTGGTCGTGGACAGTCGCATGACCGCGGTCATCGCCTACCTGCAACGCGTCGGCCGCGTGCCGGCCGATGGAACGTACGACGTCCCGGCGACCGAGACGGTGGCCTCGAACACAGGAGCACGACCGTGATCAGCTGGCTCGCATCCGACTTCTTCGCCCAGAGCCCCGTGCTCGCTCTCCCCATCGCCGCGCTGCTGCTCTTCATGGCGCTGTTCACGGTGATGGCGGTGCGCGCGCTCCGGCTCCCCATCGCGCAGGTGGAGACCCTCGCGCAGCTCCCCATGGAGCACGACACGCAACCGCTCGACACGAGCGCCGCAGCTATGCAGGAGAACCCCAGCCATGTCTGAAGGCAACCGCCGCGACGAGATCCAAGGCGAGATCATCCACGTCTACGACGGCATCGAAGAGGCCGACAACGAGCTCCCGCTGTGGTGGTTGTTCACCTTCTACGGGGCGATCATCTTCGCGGTCGGCTACTGGTACTACTACGAGGGCTTCGCCGTAGGACCCTCGTCGATGCAAGCGTACGCCGGGGAGTTGGCCGCAGCCGCCGCGGCGGGCGGCGAGGTCACGGACGAGCTGCTGGACGCGATGGCGCAGGACGACGCGGCCATAGCGGCTGGGCGCGAGACCTTCGCGGGTCAGTGCGCGGTCTGCCACCGCGAGGACGCGGGCGGCAACATCGGCCCCAACCTGACCGACCGCTACTGGCTGCACGGCGGTAGCCCGGTCGACATCCACCGCACGATCCAGGATGGCGTCCCGACAGCCTCCATGCCGCCCTGGGGCGCGGTGCTGGGGCCCGTCGCCGTTCAGCAGGTCACCGCCTACGTGATCAGCCTGCGCAACACCGACGTGGACGGCAAGGCTCCTCAGGGGGAGCTGTGGTCTCCTGGCGCCGCCGCGGCCCCTGAAGAGGGTGCCGAAGGGGCCGAGGCCGCCAGCGGAGCCGAGGCCGCCGGCGGAGCCGAAGGAACACCCGAGGCCGCCTCTGCCGAAGCCGACGAAGCGGCCCCCGCCAACGGAGAGTCGGCGCACGACGCGGATGACGCCGTCGCTGGCGATGTCGGCGCTGCCGCAGCAGCCCCCGCGCCTGCTGAAGCGGACCCAGTCCACGAGCCCGCGCCGCGCCCCGAGGAGTAGTCATGTCCAAGCGCCCGTTGCCAGTCATCGACGAGCCCGCGAGCTCCCTCCACGTGGATGGACGCCGCAACTACGTGCATCCGGCAGACGTGCACGGGCGCTTCCTCACGCGGCGACGCATCGTGTTCGCGGTGCTGATCGCGGTCTACGTCGCGCTGCCGTTCGTTCATGTCGGCGGGCGGCCAGCCGTCTTTCTCGACGTCGCGCACCGTCGCTTTTTCCTGTTCGGCCTCAGCTTGAACGCGCAGGACTTCTGGCTGGCCTTCTTCGTGTTGAGCGGCATCGGCTTCGCGTTGTTCGTCGTGACGACCCTCTACGGTCGCATCTGGTGCGGGTATGCCTGCCCGCACTCGGTGTTCCTGGAGGGGGTGTTCCGCCCCATCGAGCGCCTGATCGAGGGGCCGCGCAACATCCGCATGCGCCGCAACCAAGGCCCGATGAGCTGGGACAAGCTGTGGCGCAAGACGCTCAAGCACGCGCTGTTCGTGCTCACCGCGTTCTTGATGAGCCACTTCGTGCTCAGCTACTTCACGTCCCTTCCTGCCCTGCTCGACATGATGCGCAGCGGCCCGAGCGAGCACACGGAGGCGTTCGTGTGGATGCTCGCGATGAGCGGCGTCATCTACTTCAACTTCGCCTGGTTCCGAGAGCAGCTGTGCCTCGTGGTGTGCCCCTACGGCCGTCTGCAGTCGGCGCTGATCGACAGCGACACGCTGGTGATCGGCTACGACACCGCCCGAGGCGAGCCGCGCGGCAAGGTGGGCACCAGCGGCGCAGGGGACTGCGTGGATTGTCGTCGCTGCGTGGTGGTGTGCCCGACGGGCATCGACATCCGCAACGGTCTCCAGATGGAGTGCGTGGGCTGCGCGCAGTGCATCGACGCGTGCGACGACGTGATGCGCAAGCTGAGCCGCCCGGTCGGGCTCGTGCGCTACGACTCGCTCAATGGCCTCGACGGCAAGGCGCGCCGAGTGCTTCGACCGCGCGTGTATTTCTATGCCGTGCTGGGCGTGATGGGCCTCGTCGCTGCGACGCTGGCTCTG contains:
- the ccoG gene encoding cytochrome c oxidase accessory protein CcoG, with product MSKRPLPVIDEPASSLHVDGRRNYVHPADVHGRFLTRRRIVFAVLIAVYVALPFVHVGGRPAVFLDVAHRRFFLFGLSLNAQDFWLAFFVLSGIGFALFVVTTLYGRIWCGYACPHSVFLEGVFRPIERLIEGPRNIRMRRNQGPMSWDKLWRKTLKHALFVLTAFLMSHFVLSYFTSLPALLDMMRSGPSEHTEAFVWMLAMSGVIYFNFAWFREQLCLVVCPYGRLQSALIDSDTLVIGYDTARGEPRGKVGTSGAGDCVDCRRCVVVCPTGIDIRNGLQMECVGCAQCIDACDDVMRKLSRPVGLVRYDSLNGLDGKARRVLRPRVYFYAVLGVMGLVAATLALSSRQAFEVNLLRTGAPFAVDAEGHVLDILNLHLVNKRDEQVRFRIEPVDPNDGLLYRISDPNPEVPALESARISVFATWERGAPNAPSTAPAHVRLRIISDHGDESRVAEVSFVAPR